A DNA window from Macadamia integrifolia cultivar HAES 741 chromosome 4, SCU_Mint_v3, whole genome shotgun sequence contains the following coding sequences:
- the LOC122075835 gene encoding probable xyloglucan 6-xylosyltransferase 5: MGQGTQTAQKRSGVAGGSLPITTSRLSGRTSSGLPRGRQIQKTFNNLKITIVCGFVTILVLRGTIGVGNLAGYADAEVENQNLIEETNRIIAEIRSDSDPTDPSDSEAEFNPNVTYTLGPKIFDWDQQRKNWLQSNPHFPNYVNGKARILLVTGSPPNPCDNSIGDHYLLKSIKNKIDYCRIHGIEILYNLAHLDKELAGYWAKLPLIRRLMLSHPEVEWIWWMDSDALFTDMVFQIPLSKYDQYNMVVHGYPDLMFEQKSWIALNTGSFLFRNCQWSLDLLDAWAPMGPKGPVRDEAGKILTANLKGRPAFEADDQSALIYLLISQKHWMEKVFLENSYYLHGYWAGLVDRYEEMMEKYHPGLGDERWPFVTHFVGCKPCGSYGDYPVERCLKSMERAFNFADNQVLKLYGFRHRGLLSPKIRRIRNETATPLEFVDEFDIRRYPVHRRSDP, encoded by the coding sequence ATGGGTCAAGGGACCCAGACAGCTCAAAAAAGAAGTGGAGTAGCTGGTGGTTCCCTTCCCATCACCACCTCCAGACTTAGCGGCCGTACATCTTCTGGTTTACCTCGTGGCCGTCAAATTCAAAAGACTTTCAACAATCTCAAGATTACAATCGTTTGTGGCTTCGTTACTATTCTTGTCCTTCGTGGCACCATCGGCGTCGGAAACCTCGCTGGCTACGCCGACGCTGAGGTTGAGAACCAGAACCTCATCGAGGAAACCAATCGAATTATAGCTGAGATTCGTTCTGATAGTGATCCTACAGACCCTTCTGATTCTGAAGCTGAATTCAACCCAAATGTTACCTACACTCTTGGCCCCAAGATTTTCGATTGGGACCAGCAGCGCAAGAATTGGCTCCAAAGCAATCCCCATTTCCCCAATTACGTCAATGGCAAAGCTCGGATATTGCTCGTTACTGGGTCTCCTCCCAACCCTTGTGACAACTCAATTGGTGATCATTACCTTCTCAAGTCCATCAAGAACAAGATCGATTACTGTAGAATTCATGGGATTGAGATCCTTTACAATTTGGCTCATCTTGATAAGGAGCTCGCCGGTTATTGGGCTAAGCTGCCTTTGATTCGACGGCTAATGTTGTCACACCCGGAGGTGGAGTGGATCTGGTGGATGGATAGCGATGCCTTGTTTACGGATATGGTGTTTCAGATTCCTCTTTCTAAGTATGATCAGTATAATATGGTAGTCCATGGTTACCCGGATTTGATGTTTGAGCAGAAATCTTGGATCGCCTTGAACACCGGAAGCTTTCTCTTCCGGAATTGCCAGTGGTCTTTGGATTTGCTTGACGCTTGGGCTCCTATGGGTCCCAAGGGACCAGTTAGGGATGAAGCGGGGAAGATCTTGACTGCTAATTTGAAAGGGCGGCCGGCATTTGAGGCCGACGATCAGTCAGCGTTGATATATCTTTTGATATCCCAGAAGCATTGGATGGAGAAGGTTTTCCTCGAGAATTCTTACTACTTACATGGCTACTGGGCTGGTCTAGTGGATAGATATgaggagatgatggagaagtaCCATCCAGGATTGGGTGATGAGAGATGGCCATTCGTGACCCATTTCGTTGGTTGCAAGCCCTGTGGGAGCTATGGGGATTATCCAGTGGAGAGGTGCTTGAAAAGCATGGAGAGGGCCTTTAATTTTGCAGATAATCAGGTTCTGAAATTATATGGATTTAGGCACAGGGGCTTGTTGAGTCCCAAGATCAGGAGGATCAGGAATGAGACGGCAACTCCTTTGGAGTTTGTAGATGAATTCGATATACGACGATATCCTGTTCATCGAAGATCTGATCCATAG
- the LOC122075931 gene encoding uncharacterized protein LOC122075931, whose amino-acid sequence MEEDKDSISFPYKDWEQIYPLPFESSSPSSFPLSSSIQTHNFPSTDVQEEPPSTGWEVVLRRETQSADDYSIFPPSNHEGLHIPFQEDHLQGRQEQLVSEEEPESEVEASTSPMPSPSPSPSPSPTPTPTPSPSDSVLEFPTPRLSDSSLRVAGDIVKQLRFGLEFLCSNFFRIASSLRSRIIIRGNFWPVSSSIGVAAALLSSLLYMGVRRWRRRIQLGKLDRLILLIQEQDQKISRLSQQIAQMNEVLSAHYRVPVLRKG is encoded by the exons ATGGAGGAAGATAAAGATTCAATCTCCTTTCCTTACAAGGATTGGGAACAAATCTACCCATTACCTTTCgaatcatcatcaccatcatcatttCCTTTGTCTTCTTCAATCCAAACCCATAATTTCCCTTCAACGGATGTCCAAGAGGAGCCACCTTCGACAGGATGGGAAGTGGTGCTGCGTCGGGAGACTCAATCCGCCGACGATTACTCCATATTTCCCCCGAGCAACCACGAAGGATTACACATTCCTTTCCAAGAAGATCACCTCCAAGGGCGACAAGaacaattagtatcagaagAAGAACCAGAATCAGAGGTTGAAGCATCGACATCGCCAAtgccatcgccatcgccatcgccatcgccgTCGCCAACGCCAACGCCAACGCCATCGCCATCTGATTCTGTTTTAGAGTTTCCAACACCTCGGCTTTCCGATTCCAGTCTCCGAGTCGCAGGGGACATCGTGAAGCAATTGCGCTTTGGGTTAGAGTTCTTGTGCTCCAATTTCTTCCGCATTGCTTCTTCGCTCCGTTCTCGTATTATCATCAGGGGAAATTTTTGGCCTGTTTCCTCTTCCATCGGAGTCGCAGCGGCGCTTTTGTCGTCGTTGCTGTACATGGGGGTACGACGGTGGCGTCGAAGAATCCAGTTGGGGAAACTGGACCGACTGATACTTCTCATCCAAGAGCAGGATCAG AAGATTAGTCGGCTCTCGCAACAAATTGCCCAAATGAATGAAGTATTATCAGCCCATTACAGAGTCCCTGTACTTAGGAAAGGGTGA
- the LOC122076281 gene encoding probable receptor-like protein kinase At5g61350, which translates to MGGDKRSHTISSLFLFFFLLSIPYPTIARKSSVSDNSSSSQHVVKYSPVDNYLIDCGSPEATVFSDGRSFRSDAQSASLLSTSENIQASVTSLSNSTTSNVSSSLLSSLPLYKTARIFGDESTYTFFISRTGRHWIRLYFFPLPHSLYNLTTATFSVITDSNVLLHDFSLPNNSYVLKEYLINVTSNRFSLKFQPQSKSIAFINAIEVVSAPDTLITDTATTVSPAGSFNGLNNYALEVSYRLNVGGPPLTPYNDTLGRTWEPDSSFIKSPILAQNVSVSPKTVEYPSTGASPFIAPNLVYSTANEMAMANVTEPNFNITWELKVDSTFSYLIRLHFCDIVSKDLNDLYFNVYVNGMTGVASLDLSTLAGSLRTAYYQDFVVNTTQIVDGKIMVEVGPASNTAGSGTPNAILNGLEVMKMSNEASSLDGLYTPDGSYMGSTFTKLKIAAAIGLAMGVMAMLMLATVFVRWQKRPPDWERRKSFSSWLLPIHATGHSSFMSSKSWSRGGLGSKSKNKNGSKNGNSGLYSSALGLGRSFTFAELKEATRNFDEKAVIGVGGFGKVYLGEIGEDETKLAIKRGNPSSEQGITEFQTEIQMLSKLRHRHLVSLIGYCDENSEMILVYEHMANGPLRDHLYGSNLTPLSWKQRLEICIGAARGLHYLHTGAAQGIIHRDVKTTNILLDENFVAKVSDFGLSKTGPTALQTHVSTAVKGSFGYLDPEYFRRQQLTEKSDVYSFGVVLFEVLCARPAINPALPREQVNLAEWAMQWHRKGLLEKIIDSHLQGTISSGSLKKYVEAAEKCLAEYGVDRPSMGDVLWNLEYALQLQEVSTKIDPPEDNSDLITLQLRREKDQNDDHASTTPATVAVNDDSGIVNSTLFSQIGGFQGR; encoded by the coding sequence ATGGGAGGAGATAAACGTAGTCACACCATCTcctcccttttcctcttctttttcctcctttccATACCTTATCCTACAATTGCCAGAAAGAGTAGTGTATCAGACAATTCATCATCTTCTCAACATGTGGTGAAATACTCTCCCGTCGACAATTACCTGATCGATTGCGGCTCCCCGGAAGCCACCGTCTTCAGCGATGGCCGGTCCTTCCGTTCAGACGCTCAATCGGCTTCTCTCCTTTCCACCTCTGAAAATATACAAGCATCCGTTAcatccctttccaattccaccaCCTCCAAtgtctcctcttctcttctctcttcattGCCTCTCTATAAGACGGCAAGGATCTTCGGCGACGAATCCACCTACACCTTCTTCATCTCTCGCACCGGCCGACATTGGATCCGTCTCtatttcttccctcttcctcaCTCATTATACAATCTCACAACTGCCACCTTCTCTGTCATCACCGATTCCAATGTCCTCCTCCAtgatttctctctcccaaacaaTTCTTATGTTCTCAAGGAATACCTCATCAACGTCACCTCCAATAGATTTTCCCTCAAATTCCAGCCCCAATCGAAATCCATAGCCTTCATTAATGCCATCGAAGTCGTATCCGCTCCCGACACGCTCATCACCGACACAGCCACCACCGTCTCCCCTGCCGGAAGCTTCAACGGCTTAAACAATTATGCCCTAGAGGTTTCTTACCGTTTGAATGTAGGCGGACCACCTTTAACACCCTATAACGATACCTTAGGGAGGACATGGGAGCCTGACTCGTCTTTCATAAAGTCCCCCATATTGGCCCAGAACGTATCGGTTTCTCCCAAAACCGTCGAGTACCCGTCCACCGGTGCTAGCCCTTTCATTGCACCCAATTTGGTGTATTCGACGGCGAACGAGATGGCGATGGCGAATGTCACAGAGCCAAATTTCAACATCACGTGGGAATTGAAGGTCGACTCGACCTTCTCCTACTTGATCAGACTCCACTTCTGCGACATTGTCAGTAAGGACCTCAATGATCTCTACTTCAACGTCTACGTTAATGGGATGACGGGCGTGGCAAGCCTCGACCTCTCCACCCTCGCCGGGAGCCTCCGCACCGCTTATTATCAAGATTTCGTGGTCAACACCACCCAGATCGTTGATGGCAAAATAATGGTGGAAGTGGGTCCGGCTTCCAATACCGCTGGATCGGGAACGCCCAATGCCATTCTCAACGGCCTCGAGGTCATGAAGATGAGCAACGAAGCCAGCAGCTTGGATGGCTTGTACACCCCCGATGGGTCCTATATGGGGTCCACGTTCACCAAGCTTAAGATAGCCGCAGCAATTGGACTCGCCATGGGTGTGATGGCCATGTTGATGCTGGCCACGGTATTCGTTAGATGGCAGAAGCGACCTCCGGATTGGGAGAGGCGAAAGAGCTTCTCATCATGGCTACTCCCTATCCACGCCACTGGTCATTCAAGTTTCATGTCCAGTAAGAGCTGGTCACGTGGAGGGTTAGGGTCAAAGAGTAAGAACAAAAACGGAAGCAAAAACGGCAACTCGGGCCTTTACTCCTCCGCACTCGGACTCGGCCGATCCTTCACCTTCGCAGAGTTAAAAGAAGCGACTCGTAACTTTGACGAAAAGGCAGTCATTGGTGTTGGTGGGTTTGGTAAAGTGTACCTCGGCGAGATCGGCGAAGATGAAACCAAGCTTGCCATTAAACGTGGGAACCCGAGTTCGGAACAGGGCATTACCGAGTTCCAAACCGAGATTCAAATGCTCTCCAAGCTTCGTCACCGTCACCTTGTTTCGCTTATCGGGTACTGCGACGAGAATTCGGAGATGATACTTGTGTATGAGCACATGGCCAATGGTCCACTACGTGATCATCTCTACGGCTCTAATTTAACCCCATTATCATGGAAACAAAGACTCGAGATCTGCATCGGTGCTGCGCGAGGGCTACATTATCTCCATACAGGCGCGGCGCAGGGAATCATCCACCGTGACGTCAAGACTACTAACATTCTCCTGGATGAGAATTTCGTCGCTAAAGTTTCTGATTTTGGGCTGTCCAAGACAGGACCAACGGCTCTCCAGACCCACGTCAGCACCGCCGTGAAGGGCAGTTTTGGGTACCTAGATCCCGAGTACTTCCGGCGGCAACAGCTAACGGAGAAGTCTGATGTGTACTCTTTTGGGGTTGTGCTCTTTGAGGTTTTGTGTGCGAGGCCGGCCATTAATCCAGCACTGCCAAGGGAGCAGGTGAACTTGGCGGAATGGGCGATGCAGTGGCACAGGAAGGGATTGCTTGAGAAGATTATTGATTCTCATCTACAGGGAACTATAAGCTCAGGGTCGCTGAAGAAGTATGTGGAAGCTGCGGAGAAGTGTTTGGCTGAGTATGGTGTGGATAGGCCATCCATGGGAGATGTTCTTTGGAACTTGGAATATGCTTTGCAGCTACAAGAAGTGTCGACGAAGATTGATCCTCCGGAAGATAATAGTGATCTCATTACTTTGCAGCTACGAAGGGAGAAGGACCAGAACGATGACCATGCTTCGACGACACCGGCTACTGTTGCCGTTAATGATGATTCGGGGATAGTTAATTCTACATTGTTTTCTCAGATTGGAGGGTTTCAAGGAAGGTAA